The sequence GCAGCCTACGCCCGGTTCCGGACCGCCGGACTCGACGCAGAGGATGTCGCCAAAGCCGGTTGCTAGTACGTCTTCGAGTTCGAGGTCTTCGACCGAACCCAATTCAGCGGCCATGTGAAGCACCGTTTGTTGAGCTTTCGTGTTCAGGATCAGACGAGTGGAGTCGGCTTTAGGGTCACAACCTACGATCATGATTTTTTGGCCGAAAGTAGTTGCCAGCTGAGCCAAAGTGTTCTGGGAAGTTGTGGATTTACCGATACCGCCTTTACCGTAGAATGCGATTTGTCTTGGTTTCTTACTCATGATTAATCATCCCTTCGATATATTAATATTTTCAAAATAGGAACCGTATTTCACACTTTCAAGTATCGCTTCCTGTATTCCGCCTTTGCGGACCAGGGGCAGTACGCCTGCTTTGTTCAGCACCGCGCGGGGCGCGTCGCCGATACCGGAGCTGAGAAGAATCCGACAATCGCTGAGGATCGAGGTGATCTCTTGAAGCGTTTCGTCTTTGTCTCCATTGCAATCGGCTGTGCCGTGGCAGTACGCCTGTATCTTCCGGATACCGATGAATTTCACTTCGGTACCGTCGGTATCGAAAATCATGAATTCCGTCGCATGGCCAAAGTGCTGGTTGACCTTGTCCCCGCCTCTGGAGGCAACCGCGACTCTTGTCTTCTTGTTCTCGTCAAGAATGGTTCGGCGGTTCTCCTTCGCGATCAGGCGCTGACGGATTTTGATGTCAAGCTCCTGCTGGAACTGTTCTCTTGCATCGAGGTCGATAACCGGATCGGCTTCCATCGTTTCCAGTTGGAAATCCTGGTTACGGTCCTGGCCGAGCAGCCCAACCGCGTCGGCGCGGCATTGGCGGCAGTGACGCATCAGCTTCGTTCCGCCCTCGCTCAGCTGCTCTTGCAGCTGGTTCAGTTCTCTCGGACGAGGAGCCTTGCGTCCGTCCTTCTCATACTGGCTGCCCGGAGCGATAATCAGCGGCGTTACATTGTGAAGCGTCGCGCCTAGCTCCTTGACTTTCTTTGATACTTCAACCAGATGCTTGTCGTTGACCCCCGGAATCATAATCGAGTTGACTTTGACGAGAATGCCTCGCTTCGCCAGTTCCTCCACGCCTTGAAGCTGACGGCTGATCAGCAGAGCGGCGGCTTCTCTTCCTTCGTAACGTACTCCTTCATCAAATACCCAAGGATAAATCTCTTTACCGACATCCGGGTCGATGGCGTTGATCGTAATCGTTACATGTCCGATTCCGAGCTCCACGATCCGATCGATGTGCCGGTATAACGTAAGTCCGTTGGTGCTGAGACAGGTCATCACATCGGGCACATGCTTCTTGACTCTCGCAAAGGTATCGAAAGTCTTATCGGCATTTGCAAGCGGATCGCCGGGTCCGGCGATGCCGACCACCGACAGCTGCATGAGCTGTGCTGCCACACCTTTTACTTTCCGCTCCGCTTGTTCCGGAGTGAGCACCTCACTGACAACCCCAGGTCTGCTTTCGTTCACGCAGTCGAATTTACGGTTGCAGTAGTTGCATTGGATGTTGCAGGCGGGAGCGACCGGGATATGCATCCGGGCAAAAAACCGATGGGCTTCCTCGCTGTAGCAAGGGTGGCGACTGATATCGTCCTCTGCTGCACTTGATGAACACGACGTCGGCTGCGGCTTCATTTTTCCCACCTCCTTAAAGTAATGAGGAGTTGTACTCCCTTGCGCATACTTCGCATCATTCTCCGTATCGGAAGCATGCGCCTAAGTGTTGCGGAGCGTCAGCTGTTCAATGTTTCACAACCGGGTTCCTTGGGGTAAGATTCAAGTAGGTCGCTTGTTAGTTAACCTACATCCGACATGTCAGTTTTCCTGACCTCAACCTTGCTTGGAAAGCTTTGTTGTACACTCATCATATTTTCAATCCCGTATATCGTCAATTAGCGTAAACAAGAAAATTTAAGGTATTTCCACGTGTTTGCAGTTTCGTCAAATGATATGTTAGATTATATAACATTCACGTTCCATGTTTACGTTTTCATATCCCGTTTTCATTGAAAATCAATGTCATTTTACTCCCCTTTTACAGTGGCTTAACTGAATGAATTCTCTACATGTATCCCCTAGTTCCGACAAAAGGAATGTCGATTCTAGTGAAATAAACTCTAAATTATAGAGAGGATGATTGAAATCCCCCACTGTTGACAATGTTTCTCAACTAATATATGATCTTTCTAGGCATAAACTAAGTAAACCGAATATCCCGTAAAGGGGAGTAGCTGATAAATAAAGTCGTCAGTACGAGAACACAATGATTTCTCCGGCTTTATTGGCAATATCTTATTGTTAGCGAGACCTTTACCATTCAGATTGATTCTTTTTTTTGAATTCAATCTGTTTGGTAAAGGTCTTTTTTATATACTTTTGGGTCATCATAAACGCGAGGGAGGTAACAACAATGGATTTTGGATTACTATTGGAGTATGGCTGGGTACTGCTTGTTCTAGTGGGGCTGGAAGGGCTGCTCGCTGCGGACAATGCACTGGTGCTGGCAATCATGGTGAAACACCTTCCTGAGGAGACGAGGAAAAGGGCGCTCTTTTACGGGCTGTTCGGGGCGTTCATCTTCAGGTTCGGCTCGCTGTTCGTCATTTCGTTCCTGGTGGACATCTGGCAGGTGCAGGCGATCGGGGCGATTTATCTGCTCTTTATAGCAGCCAACCACATCATTCGTAAAATCATTGCTTCGAAGAAGCCGGTAACGGATGAAGCCGCGGAAAGCGGCGCAAAGGAAAACGCTGACAAAAAGAAAGGCGGTTTCTGGCTGACTGTCTTCAAGGTGGAACTGGCGGACATCGCCTTTGCCGTCGACTCTATTCTTGCTGCGGTCGCTCTGGCCGTTGCGCTTCCGCCAAGCGGTCTTCCCGCAATCGGCGGCCTCGACGGTGGCGTGTTCCTCGTTATTTTTGCCGGGGGATTTATCGGACTTGTTATCATGCGCTTTGCAGCCTCTTTCTTCGTCAAGCTCCTTCATTCCCGTCCGGGACTTGAGGTCGCGGCCTTCGTTATCGTCGGCTGGGTTGGCGTCAAGCTGGCTGTCATTACACTTGCGCATCCTTCGCTCGGTATATTATCCGAGGATTTCGCGCACAGCACATTGTGGAAGGCGACATTCTATATCGTCCTTGTCCTCATCGCCGTCATCGGCTGGTTCATGAGCAAGCATACTACCGAAGAGAACAAAGGTGTAAATCCGGTTCGCGAACTGGATAAGCAGCTTGGTAAATAAGGAGACTTCCTAAATTAGTCGACAAAAACAGCCCGTTTTCGCCGTAATAAGCGTAAACGGGCTTGTTTGTTAAATAACCCTATAATTTAGAAAAACCCCTATATGGAAGGAAGTCATCTATAAACCAGAAGATGTAAGGTGCGTGTGATATATGCGTGAGTTGTTTCAACTCGCGGACCCTATGAAAACCTTATCCCAGCGCCGACGCTTTAATCTGCTTGCTGCGCAGCTGTCCGCAGGCCGCATCAATATCCGTTCCCTGCTCCAGACGGGTGCTGACGCTCACACCCTGTTTTTTCAGCGTATCGAAGAAAGCCCGTACCGTCTCCCGGTCGCTGCGCTGATACTGGCTGTGCTCATCCACCGGATTATACGGAATCAGGTTCACGTTGACGAGCGGGCCATAACCGACAATCAGCTTGGCCAGCTCAAGAGCATGTTCCTGTTGGTCGTTCACATCCCGCAGCAAAATATACTCCAGCGTCGTTCTCCGCTTCGTCTTCTCCACATAGTAATCAAGCGCATGCATCAGCTTCTCGATCGGAATGGCGCGGTTGATCTTCATGATTCGGCTGCGAAGCTCATTATTCGGCGCATGCAGGGAAATAGCCAGATTTACCTGAAGGTTGCGGTCCGCAAATTCAATAATTTTGTCCGCAAGGCCGCTGGTCGAGACGGTGATGTGCCGTCCGGCGATGTTCAGCCCCTTCTGATTCTTGATTATCAGCAGAAAATCTACCATATTCTCGAAGTTGTCAAACGGCTCTCCGATGCCCATGACGACAATGTGGCTTACCGCTTCTCCCTTCCCCATCTGGTCCAGATACAACTGCACCTGCATGATCTGCCCCACAATCTCCCCGGAACTCAAATCCCGGCTCTTGGACAGAAGCCCACTTGCACAGAAGCTGCACCCGATATTGCAGCCGACCTGGGTCGTTACGCAAACGGCCAGCCCGTATTTTTGCCGCATCAATACCGTTTCGATCAAATTTCCGTCCGGCAGCCGGAACAGAAATTTAACCGTGCCGTCTATCGACTCCTGCTTTACATGCTCGGTCAAGGTCCGGATGGAAAAATGCTCGTCTAGCTGCCGCAAGGCGTCCGGATGCACATCTTCCATTTGCGAAAAATCCGTTACCCGCTTTATATACAGCCAATCCCACACCTGCAGAGCCCGGAATTTACGGTGTCCGCGCTCTAGCAGCCATGCCGCCAGCTGATCAAAGGTCAATCCATAGATGGAAGTTTTGCTCATGATTTATCCTCTTTTCAAGGCTTCTGCAAAGCCTGTCATTCAATATGCAGCTGCTTAAGCCGTAATCGTATCTTATTGTCCCAAATTTTTTTAATTAAAACAAGAGGATTCTTATAGAAAAAAGCCGTCCGGCGAAGGCGAATTCCCCCCGCTGAACGGCTTAAAGCTTTACACTTACTGCACTTAGTAAATAGGCTGCCCGATAGCTTGATCCGTCTTGCCCTGGAGTTCCACCAGCTTCAGCATTACCGTGGCCGCCTCGGCCTTGGTTACGGTGTCTGCCGGATTAAATTTGCCGTTCTCTCCCTGGAGAAGGCCAAGCTTCACAGCGACCGCAACTTCGCCCTTGCGGGTGATCGAGGCCGCGTCCCCAAATTGGGCTAAGGCCGGATCAGCCTGCAAGAAGGCTGAGATCTTGTTGTATTTGACAATGGAAGCCAAGAGGACCGCAAATCCCTCGCGTGTCAGCTTGGCGTCCGGTTGGAACGTGCTGCCTGCATCAATCCACTGGTTCTGCACAGCGTAGGAGACCGCATTATAATACGGGCTTTCCGGACTAACGCCGGCGACCGGCTTAGGTTCGGTTCCGTTATTGTAGCCGGTAAAATAAGGCGTAATCGCCTTGGTAATCCAGGTCAGCCATTCTCCGGCGAAAATCTCGGAATCGGGATTCACTTTTCCATTCTGATCCGGTACCAAAATATTGTATTTCACCAATGTCGACAGCGCCTGCTCGGCCGCGTGTCCTTGAATGTCGGAAGCGGAGGCTGCTTTCTGCAATTTGCCGGGCACCTCATACTGAGCGGTCGGTCTGCCGGTAACCGCGTCAATGACTTCCGGGATGTTGGCGGGATCTTCAAGTACTGGCGAATATACAAGCTTGATCTTCGGCTTTGTGTAACTGGCAATGGTATTGCCTCCGAAGCTTCCATATTGCAGCTTCACCTTATAGCGGTTAAAGGTCTGAGCCCGCGCCTCTGCCTTCGTAGTCTTCACTGCGGACAGATCGACTCCCGCTTTTCCAAGATCCGATGTCCGAGGAACGATATAGGTCTTCAATGCGCCGGTATGGTCGAGCACAAGCGTCAGACCGCCATCGCTAATCGGAACCCCTTTATAGAAGCGAAGGAATTGGAAGGTGAAGCCCGCGCCTTCGCCGGCGGTATTTTCCCGCTCGACCAGCTTCAGATTGCTGGCGGCATCGGGATACAGGAGGTTAATCAAGGCGAGCGCCTTATTTTTGGCCTGCTGCAGTGTCGCGTTAGCTTCATTGCCCTTCGGCTTGTTCGCTTCCTGGGCGTCAGGCGGGACTGGATATTGATTTTCATTGATACTCAGAATTTCCCCAGTAACGGCGTCAATTTCGGCGTAAGTTTGAGAGGGGAAACCGGTTTTGAGAGACTCCCTGTCCATCCAGGCCAGCCTCCAAACCTTCCGTCCGGTATTCGCGTAATCGCTGCCCAGCGAACTGGATATCAGCTTTCTCGCCGCGGGAATGGAGACGATCTGCTTCACCCGCTTGGCCGCTTCATCGCTTGTCATTTCCGTTGCGGCGGTTCTGGGAGCAAAGCGGCTTGCAGCCTGCGGAATATCGCTGTATACGGATGCTGTAACCGTACTTTCCGCGCCAAAAGTGTCCAGTCTTTTTCCCGTTAGGGCATCGATGGCATACAGCGCCCGCTCGGTCGGCCGCCAGCCTAAGATCCAACTGTTGCTGCTACCATTCTTGTAGACAGGCACGTAAACAAGCTCCACGTCAAACTGGTCGCTAAATGTCTGCTCCGCCTTGGCCTGCGTAATCGACGCAGCAGCCGCTGGGTAGTTCCAATGCTCCGGTGATTTGTTGAACTGTCTTACACTGCCGTCCGCGTCGACAACCACGGTGACATTTTCAAGCGGGGAAGTGATGCCGTTCTTTGCAACGCTAAAAGTAAATCCGTATTGTACGGGACCGAAAAGTGCGGGATTACTCAAATAATCATTGCCATCCTGCAGTTCCAAATCGTTAATCGAAAGGGAGGGAGCCGCTTTAGAGATAAAAGCTTTGGCTTTCTCCAGCGCCTGTTCCCTAGTGAGCTCAGGGGGATAATATTTCTGGTTCTGCTGCCGATCCGAAAAATAGAGATATGTACTAATCAGATCTCCATTAACGGCATCCACCTGGCTGCTAATGCCATATCCATTATTGCCCTTCTGGTAATTCCATTGAATGTTCCATATCATTTGATTGGATGGTGCGGGATACGTATTGGTAATGCCCAGTTCCACACTCGTTACTTCCGCATCAGCTAGAATGGGAAACAACTCTCTTAGCTTGGAGATCGCCTGCGCTTTCGTAAACTTGGCCTGGGTAGGGTCTGCTTCAGTTGTCTTCGCAGATTCCGCGGCATTCTGGGATTTGTCGGCAGCCACCTTGTAAGAAACGGGGACGGCTGCGGTGGTACCGGAAGAAGTAGCTGCGGCGGCCAATCCTGCCGGCATCGCGAGAGTAAATGCCACCATTCCGGTTAATGCGGATTTTACCGTGAAGCCCGGCGTGCGGATATGCTTTTTCCTCAAAATCTCATCCTCCTTTTTTCAATTCTTAGTAATTATAAAGATATATTCATTTATTTTCCATATAAAAGTTCTCTTACTCACAGAAAAAAACCTTCTATCACCTGTCATAAGGCAAAAGAATGCTTATTGAAGATGGTAATTCGCAAAGTACGGCCGTGGATCGCGATTAGGACCTGCGCCATTTCATAAAGATACTATCCAGCACATCAACCAGCAGAAAAAGAATAAAGCCAACAAGACTGAACAGCAATATTCCCGCATACATTCCGGGGTAGTCCAAACGCTGCCATGAATCCATAATGAAAAAGCCCATTCCATGCTCCGTTCCGTAAATCTCAGTAAAAAACAGCACAGAAATGGCGGTACCAAGTGAAATACGGACCGTGCTGAGAATGACCGACAGCGCTCCAGGCAGCGTTACATGCCAAAATTTATGCAGCGCGGCTGCTCCGATGCTGGACAGTACCTCGTAGGCGCTGCCAGGGATCGCCTTTACACCGTCGCGTACGGAGATAATGATCTGAAAGATGAGGATCAGCATGATCATCAGTATTTTGGAGATTTCCCCCAGTCCGAAAAACAGCATGACGACGGGCAGCAGGGCGATTTTGGGCACGGGATACGTTAGGTAGACTACAGGGTCGAGCAGTCTGTTCCAAAACATCGAACGCCCCATGAGAAGGCCGATTAGCAGGCCGAGCAGAAGCGCCAGCAGCATTCCGGCAAATACGCGGTACAGGCTGTATCCGATATTCAGCCAGGTTTCCGTGAACCCAAACTGGAACAAGGATGCGTAAACCGCAAAGGGACTCGGCAGAATCGGCATGTTAATGAGCAGAGCTGCGGCATACCAGACCGCATTGATCCCCAAGAATACAAGCAATAGCCGTAAAATATAATGATAGCGCGTTGTTTTTACCATTTCTCCTGCATTACCTTTCTGATCAGCTTGGTCTGCTCGAAGAACTCCGTGCTGCTTCGTTTATCTTCATGCTTTAATGAAAAAACGGGATTTTCGATAAGATCCAGTTCCCGGCCGCCAGGCGACATAACGGCAATTTTCTCCCCCAGCAGGATCGCTTCCTCCACATCATGAGTCACAAATAAAGCCGTGACCGGATGCGTTCGCCAGTTCTCAAGAAACAGACGCTGCAGCGTCTCGCGGGTCATCGCATCGAGCGCAGAGAACGGCTCGTCCAGCAGCATAATTTCGGGTAGCAGCGAGAACGCCCTGGCAACTGCGACCCGCTGCTGCTGTCCTCCGCTGAGTGAGAGAGGATACCGTCCGGCCAGATCGGCGATGCCCATGGCTTCCAGCCAGCGGCGGATTCGGTCCTCCCGCTCCTCCTTCTGCTCTCTTCCGGGAAGGGTGACCGCGAGAGCCGTGCGGAGATTGGCCGTCACAGTCTTCCAGGGCAGCAGGCCGTAGGTTTGCGGCACAAGTCCGATAAGGGTATCCCGGCCATGCGCGGGCTGTCCATTATATGTAATGTCCCCCGTATACCGGGGAAGCAGACCGGCAATGGCCTTGAGGAGCGTCGACTTACCGCAGCCCGACGGACCGATCAGTGTGTAGATGCCATGCTCCGGTATGTGCAGCGAGGTCGGCCCAAAGGCCGGCGTTCCTTCTTTATAGCTTATGGTCAGCCCGTTTATGCGAAGTCCGTCTTTATTACTTGAACTGGACATTTGAGATCACGTCCTCCGGAGACAGCTCCTTGGTCAAGAGCCCCTTCTCCTTCGCCCAGGCAAAAGCCGCCGCGACCTGCTCCTTGTCCACTTGGGACGCCGGAAGGTAATCGGGTACCTGGATTTGGCTCTTCAGCGTCTCGGGGTAACCCACCGCTTTAATTATCGTGTCAACGTATTCGCTCTGGTCATGGGATTTCATATAAGCTACCGCGTCGTCATAGGCTGCGTACATCGCCTGAATGGCCTTAGGCTTGGCGTCGATCGCGCTCTGCGGGATGGCAAGCACGAACGGATGGATTCCTGCCGAGTGTGTGGAGCCAAGTACCCGCAGGCCGGAGGCTTTGCCCATTGTCACGAATGGCTCAGGCAGAACAGCCGCGTCCGCCTTTTTATTTTTCAAGAGTTCCAGTCTAGTCGGGATTTGCGGCACCTCGGTTACATTAATGTCCTGTTCGCTCAGACCCGCCTGCTTCAGTATGGTGGCGACGGTGTACTCGGTGGAGGTGTTTTTGGACAAAATGACCGTCTTGCCCTTCAGGTCCTTGACCTCCTTGATGCCGTCATTACCAGTCAGCAGATCGAACTCGCCGAAGGTGGCGCTGGCAATCTTCACATCCAATCCGGCGTTATTGTAAATGGCAACCGCAACCAGGTCCGCGCTAAACCCCTCCAGCTTTCCCGCCTGGAATGCCGCGTCGCGGTCTTTGGCGCTTTTGAAGGTCTGAATGTCGAGATTTACCCCGCGTTTGCGGTCGAAACCCTGCTCATGGGCGATAATAAAAGGGATGGCGTCTATCGAAGGCAGCATGCCCAAAGAAAGCGAAGGGGTCTCTCCCGCCGCTCCCGTATTCTCCGCACCCGGCGTGTTTTTTCCATTGGAAGAACCGCAGCCTGCGGCCAACGCAGCGAGCAGTGTTATTAACAGCAGCAGCAATATTTTGTTCATCGTTCCGTTCTTCTTCATAAATCTGGTAATCCTCCGTATCGTTTATATAGGCGCTTCCGCGTACCGGCATTGAGTAGAATTTAACAAATAATGGATGCCTACTACTTATGTACCGCAGTTGGAAGACGCAAATAATGCAATTTTACAACTGCTGCCTCATTTTGTATACTCTTTGGCTTTAAAAGGCTACTCCCCCGCAACAAAAAACCTCCCCCGGTCATTCGGCCAAAGAAGGCTTAACGCATAGTCGCAGGCCCCGTCTATATTTTCAGCTCCCTAAGCTTGATCAGCCCAGGCAACCGCTTGCGAACGGCCTTTTACATTCAATTTTTGCATAACGTTGGAGATGTGATTTGAAGTACGCCCGGAAATGAACCTGTAAAATCACTTTCAAGTTCATTGCACGGCTAACTGGCTCATATTACTGACCTGTATAGCTTAAGCTTGTCCAAATCCACAATAAAACCGTATGCTTGCAAAATATCCAGTCCAAGCAGACCTTTATGAGCTTTGGGCAACATGCCTACATCAATTTCAATTTGTTCTGACTTAAAGGTGTCAAGCCGAATGTAATCCAATCTTTTGGTGTAAAAAGGAACAGTTCCACCTATACCGTATGCCTCGTAAACCGTATCGCCATTCTCATAAGTAACGCCAATGCCTTCAAGCACATCTGGACTGAAAATCGTATGTGACGAGCCTGTATCAATAACAATATCAGTAAGCTCCAAAACGTTGCCGCGATAGCAAACCGTAACCGTAGCAGTCAATAATTGTCCGTCATAATGGAGCTTCATGAGCCGCGCCTCACTCTCAGCAGCGGGTCTTTGCGCAAATGAATAATGCATTCCTCATTAGCTGTGTGATACACAAGATTGCCTGGCTCTGCACTGAAGAAGGCTTTGTTCGCTTCTTCGGCAGGAACCGACCGGATTGGTGCCGCATCCGTTACAATTTTTTTATCCTCTTGCTCGGTATAGTCTAATATAGAAAGCAAAACAAACTGATTGGGGAATAACTCACGTACTTGCTGCCACTCCACTTCGAATCACTCCCTGGATGTTATTCATATATCTTATTTTATCATAACCTGATTCCACTTTGTGTGCTGGATTACCGATAATAATGATATGTCTGAAATTCATTGAAATTATAATACCAACGCGCTTGAAAGGAAATTGTTCTAATTACAAGAAATTGGGATGGACCGATCCCGATAATAGCTGGGACGTAAAAGCCAGTTTCTCCGCCACCTCTTACGAAATTTTGCCTGCATTGGTTAGAGTCTCGCGTTCATTGAATTTCAGGAATGAGTTCAACTTCTCTATCCAATCCTTCATGTACATGGGGGACTGACGCTCCGCCTGACCTTATCTCCTTTCCAACTGGTCAATCCCATATTGCCCTTGTCTGCACTTGCTCGCTTCGCAATCAGCTCTGCGGCGGTATGCCTATGGATGGCAAAATGAAGCTTGTTTTGTACTGTAGCAAAAAACTCTTTGGACAAGTTCGCATTGGGGTCATAATCAACAGAAGTAGTGCTTCGTTTTATACTTCTTGCCATCTTCAGCAGTTGTAAAGTAAAACTTGACAACTGAATCCTCTTCAAGCTCATTCTCAGCGAAAATATTGCGAACGTGTAGGCTGATGTTGTGCTTAGTTGTCTGATACAACTCCGCAATAGCCTTCTGGGGCATCCAGACCGTGCCGTTCTCCAGCTTCACGTCAATTTTGGTATTTCCATCTTCAGTTTGATAGATTAGGGCATGAAACCACTTTACAGTTATGAAAGCACTTCTTTCTACCGCCCCCCTTCTATAACAAAAAACCTCCCCCGGCCCTTTCGGCCAAAAGAAGGCTTAACGCATAGTCGCAGGCCCCGTCTATATTTTCAGCTCCCCAAGCTTGATCAGCCAGGGCAACCGCTTGCGAACGGCCTGTTACATTCAATTTCTGCATAACGTTGGAGATGTGGTTGCGAAAACCCTTGGATGACTGTGGAATCGCGCATATTATTTAGAATGAGTGACTACACCTTTCGCTACATTCATCTGGGGGTATTTCCCCATCACTTCCGGAATGTCTTCTAGTAAGAAATAATGGCTGATTAATGGCTCAATCCGTATTATGTTTTGCCGAATGAATGAAATCGCTTCCTCATGTGTGAAAGGATTAATAAAAGATCCCTTTATGCTTAGTTCTTTTGAAAAAATGGAAAAAGGAGAAACATTAATCAGAGTGTCTGGCGAGGGTACACCGAACAGAAGGATTTGACCTCCCTTTCGAGCTGCTTGGATTGCAAGCTCCATTGATTCTTTGCGTCCCACGCATTCGATCACGACATCTGCAATATTCATCAGATATTGTACTGTTTCTGGACTCGTTGGCTGCACGACCTCGTTCGCCCCTAGTTCAAGAAGCCGCTCATGTTTCTCCACCGCAGGTTCGCTGACAATAATTTTTGCCGCTCCTTGTTTTTTTACAAGCTGGAGGAATAATTGGCCGATGAAACCGCCACCGATAATGAGTACCGTATGAACCGGGCGAACATCGATTTTTTTCAATCCATGCAAGACGCAACCGACAGGTTCTACCATCGCACCTTCTGCATAGCTCATCTCGTTCGGGATACGGTAAGCGTTTACCGCAGGAACAATGCAATATTCCGCCATGCCACCGTCTCGCGTCACGCCGATTGCTTGAAGGTGATCGCACAGGTGAGGCCGGCCGCTCCGGCAATATTCACATTCGCCGCAATAAATATTCGGATCTATCGATACTCTGTCACCTAGCTTTAAGTTCGAAACCCTAGACCCCAACTCTATCACTTCGCCTGCCAGTTCATGGCCGAGCACGATCGGCGGGTCGACCGCCGCAGATCCGGGGTGGCCATGATAAATATGCTGATCCGTACCACAAATGCCGCAACTTTCGACCCGAATTCGCACCTCATGCGGTTCGAGATCCTTCGTTTTCCAATCTAACACTTCCATTTGATGCTTTCCTTTGAATACCGCTGCTCTCATGATTTCCATCTCCCAGTTATTAAACTCTTCATTGCATGTCCTCATGTTGTAAAGTAACAACGTCTTTTTCCTTTGCTGCTACTTTACCGGTCTTGTAACTGAAGCGCTTTCCGTTCAGTTCGATAAAAATAACCGAAACAGCAACAGATGGCACTTTGTCCTTGATTTCTTCAAGGTTAACCTTTAGGATCAAGTCC is a genomic window of Paenibacillus durus ATCC 35681 containing:
- a CDS encoding retropepsin-like aspartic protease translates to MKLHYDGQLLTATVTVCYRGNVLELTDIVIDTGSSHTIFSPDVLEGIGVTYENGDTVYEAYGIGGTVPFYTKRLDYIRLDTFKSEQIEIDVGMLPKAHKGLLGLDILQAYGFIVDLDKLKLYRSVI
- a CDS encoding zinc-dependent alcohol dehydrogenase family protein yields the protein MRAAVFKGKHQMEVLDWKTKDLEPHEVRIRVESCGICGTDQHIYHGHPGSAAVDPPIVLGHELAGEVIELGSRVSNLKLGDRVSIDPNIYCGECEYCRSGRPHLCDHLQAIGVTRDGGMAEYCIVPAVNAYRIPNEMSYAEGAMVEPVGCVLHGLKKIDVRPVHTVLIIGGGFIGQLFLQLVKKQGAAKIIVSEPAVEKHERLLELGANEVVQPTSPETVQYLMNIADVVIECVGRKESMELAIQAARKGGQILLFGVPSPDTLINVSPFSIFSKELSIKGSFINPFTHEEAISFIRQNIIRIEPLISHYFLLEDIPEVMGKYPQMNVAKGVVTHSK